One Aptenodytes patagonicus chromosome 7, bAptPat1.pri.cur, whole genome shotgun sequence genomic window, AGACAGCCCAGTTTTCCAGCAAGGGTGGGATTATCCACATTTCGGTACCTATGGCACGGCTGTCCACACCTGAGCTGGTGACTCTGGGCTTCCACTATATTAAATGGTGAGAAATGGGCATTTTCAGACAGTGATTAATCTCTCCCAGAGTCAACTGAgaggccttaatggccctgaccagcctcacctggggcctccatcCCCACCCTCTGCCCATTTGCCCATGAGCTCTATTTAAGCTCCACCCAGGGAGCTTGCTCCTCTCTTGGGTTATGCTAGAGGGGTGCTGGCTTCCAGTTTTGCAGCAGGTGTGCACACCTATGGACTCCTTTGTTCCGCACCTTTGCTTGATCGTGGACCTGCCTAGCAATTGCTGGACCCAACCCTGACCAGGGGATTGACttggcttgaccttggacctgcctcatcatCACCAACTTGCCCGATGGTCTGGAGTCTTGGCTGAATTTGGCCCAGGTCTCTGGGTCTACTCTACTTGCCTTGCTCAGGTACTGTGGGATGGTCCCCTGCACACCATGGTGTCCCCCTTGGCTCTATTTAAGGAGATTAAAGAGGACAAACCCCTGTGGCACTCCCCAGCCTCCAGGCAGAGCACAACCCACCACCCATCACCCTCTGCACCCAACAGCCCAGCCAGCGCTCGCTCCTCTGGCAGCCTCTCTCCATCCAGGCCATGTCCCTCCATGGGTACCATGGGAGACAGTATTCTCAGCGAGGGAAATAGAGTAAAAAAATTGACATTATATTCAAGTATTATTCTCTGGTCCTTAGTACCTCCTCCATTTCCTAATTTGATATACGATTACGGCCTTCAGTAGGTTGGcaacattttgttttggaaatgggTAGAGTATTCTTTACGATTTTCAAGGCTTAGCGAAGATTGGTAAACCTTTCCAGCTCGAGTGTTTCCATAGCTGCAAGGTGCTGTCTCTAGGAGACGCTGTTTCTCAATAACCTCATAGCAGTTTCTGCTCTTGGCGTATTCTGGCTCCCAGAAGACAACCCATCTCAAGGGTTAAGGAGGTAATAGCTCCAGACCTCTAACTCTTGAAATCACTAAGGGAACTTTCCAATTATATCCGAAGGGGCAAAAAAGCAAGAGTGACTGGCATGGGGTGACGTGCCCAATGAGGCTGTTGGCAGCTTATCCCAACCATCTAAGCTGGAAAGCGATAAATAGTGAAGACGAGAGCCTCTGGGAGACACAGCCATACATGGGCATCCAGCAccatgtagaattaaaaaaacaggagaagaaaaggagactCGGAAAAAATTGCTCGCCTGAAGCTCTGGTTTATAAAGCAAGCTAGAAGGTGGAAAAATAAGGTTTTCCTTACTCAGTGATGATGCTGTGCAATAGTCATGCAGACAGGTAAGAAAGCTCTGATTCGAGGCAATGCCAAAGAAACGTAGCAGCGATTGTCTCAAGAGCGAAAATTGccatttctctttgaaaacatATCCTTGCCTACTGGTAAGAGTTCTACTGGGACAAATATATACAGGTACAGAAGAAATCTTTAGTACGTCTTATGTGTTTGCCCTCTCCCCAGGCACAATCCTTTTTTGGGGACATGTTAATTATTTTATCCTATTACGAGATGAGCACACACACTTTCAAGTGAATTTACTAGGATAGTGtctaattttctgtattgttaCTTTTCTagttttcctcagaaataaaaaggTGCAGATTGTGAATGATCTCCTTGAGAAACTAATAACAGAGGCAGGCACAAAAGTAGTTCAGACTGAAAAAAGGCTGGATCTTCTCCAGGAAACCAGAAGAGGTGGCGCCTCGGGTCCTTTTTTGGGGGATAGCGGTGGAATTGGTGGCAAGCGAGAACACAGGGCAACGAGCGTCTTCAGGGTGAAGCGGAGGACTGGACtagggaataaaaaaagaaattgaagtaTGCTGCAGCCTGGTACGAGGGCAAACTGAGGCTTTCTTACAGAGAAAGGGGAGCTACGTTTAAACTGCTCTCAACTGTTTCAGACACATCGTTATGTTACAACTTTTTTCTAAAAGGAAGTTTTACTTTCTAACCTTAATTTGGCATGTTAATCAGTTGCTTGAAAGTACTTGGGAGGTTACTGTTTGCTTAAAATATAAGTTAAATGATAAAAATTGTGCTGTTCCCTTTATTTCTAGCAAGCCACCAGCTAAGCTGGAAGGTATTGGAAAAGGGAAGATAGATGCATATGCCCTTCTGTCTGTGTATTTATGCTCATGAGATGAGAGCAGTTATTGAAATGCAGTTTATTTCCCAAAGTAGCCACTAACTTTGTTAGCAAtcacctatttaaaaaaaaaaaaacaacccacattatttttgtttatcaGCACTTAGAATAAGAAGCCCTGAGCAACAAATTCAAACCCTGAGCTACCTGGGATAATAAAAAGAGTCTCTGGGACATCGTCAACCTGAAAAGCGGAGTGAACGCTAATATTCCTCTAGCTCGTGTATTATCAGAACAAACATTAGTGAATGTGAGCTGCTCTTCCCTTAATGTGATGAAAACTGCAGACAGATGGAGACAATGGGCCTAGTGAAGACCACGGTGATGTCCAAGGGAGAGCTTGCTTCGTTGGTTTCATACTTCTTTCCTTGAGATCAGCACATGAAGGTAGAAGATATATTCAAAGCTTGGTTTAAGAGCTTGAATGGCAGGTGTAGTCAGGAGACGTGGGTCCCTGCATGGCCAGGTGGTTGTGGACCAACTAAGCATCCTGCCAGGGTGTCTGGCAGTGTTTCATTAGAAAAGGTCTTCATTACCTATAGAGCACAGGGTTAAAACCCACTAATAATTAAGCGAGGGATTAAGTCATCATAACTGGTCTCATGGAAATTGCCTCCCTGCCTGGGAGCTGGGAGTCTCCTGCACACGGATGGCTTGGGAAAACTGGACTACGGTGACAGAATTTGTTTTCAAGGGCTTCATGGATCGCCTCGACCTCCAAGTTACCCTTTTCGTGGTTTTCCTGCCCGCCTATGTCATCACCGTGGTGGGAAACCTTGGCATCATTGCCGTAGTCTGTCTCGATTCCCAGCTTCaaacccccatgtacttctttcTCAGCAACTTGTCCTTCTTGAACCTGTGCTACTCCTCAGTTGTGACACCCAACATGCTGCCGAACCTCTCATTGGAAAGGAAGACTATTTCTTTTGCTGGCTGTTTCATACAGCTGTATTTCTACGCTACTTTTGTAACCGTGGAGCGTTACCTCCTGGCCGTGATGGCGTACGATCGCTATGTCGCCAGCTGCAACCCGCTGCGCTACCCCGTTGTCATGTCCCAGAAGGTCTGCGTTTCCCTCTTGGCTGGGTCCTACGCGGTTGGGTTTTTGAACTCGGTGGTGTTCACGGGGTTTGCGCTGAGAGTGTCCTTCTGCGGCCCCAACGTCATTGACCGCTTCTTCTGCAACTGGCCACCCCTGTCAAAACTGGCCTGCTCTGATACTCGCCTCAACCAAGTGCTGGTACTTGCTTTCGGGGGCTTCAGTGAGGTCACCACCATATCAGTCGCCCTCGTCTCCTACGGCTGCATCTGTTCACCGTCCTGAGGATGGGCTCTGCACCAGGCCAGCGCAAAGCTTTTGGTACCTGTGCATAACACCTGGTGGTCGTCACCATCTTCTACGGGACCCTTCTCTTCATGTACCTGCGGCCCAGCTCCAGCTACTCCCTGGGCAGGGACAAAATCGTTTCTGTCTTTTATACGGTGGTGATCCCCATGCTGAACCCCTTCATCTACAGCCTGAGGAACCGGGAGGTGAAGAGTGCTCTGAAGAGAGCAGCGGGGAGAATAATTATTTCCCTGCTGAAGTGGTAAACGGTTTGACATTTAGGCAGAGATGGGAATGGGGTCTGTGTTTTGGGGGTCTTTTTGAAATCGGAGAGAAGCTGTGATAATTCTTCTGTATGTTATTGTCCGTTTTGTAGTCTGGCTCTATCGATGTGGGATTAATTTGTCATACAATCGCCTCTAGATAGTGCATTTCATAACAGGAGAAGTACGTACTCATTGAAGAACCACCAAAGGTCGATTTGTGAGGAAACATGCTAAaatgtccagatggcttctgaatatTTGGAGGCAAGCACGTGCTGGGTTTTCTCATGGACCTGCCATTCCTTAGGCAATCCCAAGCCACCTCTCTCTTGAAGGGAAATACGATGGCAAGGCTCAGCCCtgtaaaaataacacatttgtgAGATTTCTGCTGAGGActtggacaattttttttttctcagctgtctTTGGCCTGAGCCTACTCGTGGTCACCCTCTCCTACAGTTTGGACATCATTCCTCAGCGCAGGGGACTACATCCCGAGCAAGTGCTGTACCTCTTCCAGCCATGAGATGGGATCTGCAGATTTAAGGTGAACTTCAGTGCTTCCAGGTAGTCCCCATGACAGACGGGAGCATGCAGGAGAACGCATGGAGCAGAGCAAGGAGGCTTggatgggaaaggaggaaatgTTTCCCTAAAGCTgcagaaaatggggaaaattgAGAGGAATTGCTCTGGATCCTCTTCTTCCGCAATGACCCATCAAAGTATGttcaaaggtattttaaaaaattttctgcTGCACTTTAGTGcttcaaaatgtgttttatagtgaataaatactttaaatgatTTTGTTAATACACAACGTTAAGTATTGGACAGTGACAGTTCCTAAATGTACTGTTTAGTGGAATTGTTTAGTACGTATATTCAAACTTAAGGACGTACAGTAAAGCCATGGTGCGTTAGTGGCAATAAACctggtatttctattttttctctaattttctcaaagcaTGTAGTGACCTGTATGTGAAAGACCATTAGCTGTGGGATTTAACTGGCCAAATTCGGAGCTTAATAGGTAAACATAAACCTGATCTTAGTCTCCCTCCCTAGCAGGAACAAAAGACCATGATTCTTGTTGAAATAAACGTGGGAAATGGCTTGGGTGAACTATGTTGCGTAAAGACATAACGCTGCGTATAGGAAATGTAGCATGACTCTGACATATTTAACTTCAAGACCTCTGAATTTACGGTGGCTGAAACCCACCCAGCCTATAGGTCCTGTCACTTCCACATGTCAGATTTCAGTTTATAtactattttcatgttttttatttgCAACTCCTTTCCATTTCTACCTCTGTTATAAGAGGAAAATTAATAGGCCAAAAATACCCTTAGATGCAGCAATACACAACACAGCTGCGTAGCTGATACAAGGGAGATGAAGAATTTAGTGATAAACATTTCAAAGGTTTATACCTAATTACCTGATAACTGTTTGTGTAATGGCTTTCTAcaaattgtttttccttctttgtcatCCTTTTGTAAGAAGCAAAAGAGGTTTCTCTTGGAAATAACTggaatgcatgtttttatttaccttttcaagaaaggggtgtgtgtgttttgagtTGTACCTGGAGGCTTGGTAATAAAGTGGGAACAAATGTGAATTGGTGGTGAAAGTGTTGGCACAAAAACTCcccaaatagaatcatagaatcattgaggttggaaaagacctctaagatcatcgagtccaaccatcaacccaacaccatgcccactaaaccatgtcc contains:
- the LOC143162910 gene encoding LOW QUALITY PROTEIN: olfactory receptor 5AP2-like (The sequence of the model RefSeq protein was modified relative to this genomic sequence to represent the inferred CDS: inserted 1 base in 1 codon; substituted 1 base at 1 genomic stop codon), whose translation is MAWENWTTVTEFVFKGFMDRLDLQVTLFVVFLPAYVITVVGNLGIIAVVCLDSQLQTPMYFFLSNLSFLNLCYSSVVTPNMLPNLSLERKTISFAGCFIQLYFYATFVTVERYLLAVMAYDRYVASCNPLRYPVVMSQKVCVSLLAGSYAVGFLNSVVFTGFALRVSFCGPNVIDRFFCNWPPLSKLACSDTRLNQVLVLAFGGFSEVTTISVALVSYGCIXFTVLRMGSAPGQRKAFGTCAXHLVVVTIFYGTLLFMYLRPSSSYSLGRDKIVSVFYTVVIPMLNPFIYSLRNREVKSALKRAAGRIIISLLKW